The following coding sequences lie in one Bacillota bacterium genomic window:
- a CDS encoding electron transfer flavoprotein subunit beta/FixA family protein translates to MKIVVLVKQTFDTEAKIVIGGDGKISDQGVSLIINPYDEVAVEEALRIKEKLGGEVIVVSAGSDKVTEAIRQALAMGADKGVLVNMDGEADEYARAVILAKAVQGLGADLILCGHVAADDGSSQVPTRVAEILNIPHVNVVRKLELNGNVATCTREVDGGTEIIDVNLPALITCQVGMNEPRYPSMKGIMQAKKKPIDKVAGEAVPSKAKVVTYFLPPTKAAGIVIEGDPAETAAKLAEWLKKEAKVVG, encoded by the coding sequence TTGAAGATAGTTGTTTTAGTTAAACAAACGTTCGACACCGAAGCCAAGATTGTTATTGGTGGAGACGGCAAGATCTCAGATCAGGGTGTAAGCCTAATTATCAACCCTTATGATGAAGTGGCGGTAGAAGAAGCTCTCCGAATTAAAGAAAAACTTGGTGGCGAAGTTATCGTTGTGTCTGCGGGCAGTGACAAAGTAACTGAAGCGATTCGTCAGGCCTTGGCAATGGGTGCTGACAAGGGCGTGCTGGTGAATATGGACGGAGAAGCTGACGAATATGCCCGCGCGGTTATTCTGGCGAAAGCCGTTCAAGGCCTGGGTGCTGATTTAATTCTCTGCGGCCATGTGGCTGCCGACGATGGTTCTTCCCAGGTTCCGACCAGAGTGGCGGAAATTCTTAATATCCCCCACGTCAATGTTGTCCGTAAGCTTGAACTGAATGGTAATGTAGCAACCTGCACCCGTGAAGTCGACGGCGGTACCGAGATCATCGATGTAAATCTTCCCGCGTTGATCACCTGCCAGGTTGGTATGAACGAGCCTCGTTATCCTTCGATGAAGGGAATCATGCAGGCTAAGAAGAAGCCGATTGATAAGGTGGCTGGAGAAGCAGTTCCTTCCAAGGCGAAAGTGGTCACCTACTTCTTACCACCGACGAAGGCTGCTGGTATCGTGATCGAAGGCGATCCTGCTGAAACCGCGGCGAAACTGGCTGAGTGGCTGAAGAAAGAGGCCAAAGTCGTTGGCTAA
- a CDS encoding 4Fe-4S dicluster domain-containing protein produces MQYHGFTVPTVPMREVGANIPGEFLIYVFMWIPLIAFAYGIYKRVQLWRLGQPENRFDNVGARIGSLLTYSFGHKRIIRETVPGFMHFFLFWGFVILAIAAGIDALHSAPGLSVIGHILGLKVEGGFYIGFSAIVDLMGFLATIGVFYLMYRRYIVKPDRLDNQPEDAYAILLVAIILVTGFLIEGLRIAAQIQIGGVAAMAFEKIASPFGWLTAQLFTGWPHETVLVWHRILWWFHMVMAFAFIGYLPYSKLWHILAGMINHYFRNLGPKGALKPIENIEEAESFGVSAIEQFTWKDMLDFDTCVRCGRCQDNCPAYLTGKPLSPKRLIQDLKAHWLEKAPYLEPPKPATGAEEAALSDEEAADVLNVNLIGDVIEEEAIWACTTCRACMEMCPMFIEHIPKTIEMRRNLVMWESNFPSEVQIVFRGLEVNGNPWNVGWDKRADWAEGLDVPLISDNNDVEYLYWVGCAGAFDDRNKKVAAATAKILKAAGVKFAILGTEEKCCGESARRIGNEYLYQTLVMENVEVMNGYGVKKIVTHCPHCFNTLKNEYPQFGGNYEVIHHTQLIADLIASGKIKLSKPVNATLTYHDSCYLGRHNDVYEEPRKVINAVPGTRLVEMERNREKGFCCGAGGGRMWMEEHTGEGQRRINEARTEQALALNPDIIMTNCPFCMTMLADGVKGQEKEEQVKVLDIAELVQQSMN; encoded by the coding sequence ATGCAATATCACGGCTTCACCGTGCCAACTGTCCCAATGCGTGAGGTTGGAGCGAATATACCCGGGGAATTTTTAATTTACGTTTTTATGTGGATTCCTTTAATCGCCTTCGCATATGGGATTTATAAGCGGGTACAACTGTGGCGGTTGGGTCAACCGGAAAACCGGTTTGACAATGTTGGTGCCCGAATCGGTTCGCTCCTTACCTACAGCTTTGGTCATAAGCGAATTATCCGCGAAACCGTACCTGGCTTTATGCACTTCTTCCTGTTCTGGGGATTCGTCATTCTGGCTATAGCTGCTGGTATTGATGCACTGCACTCTGCTCCTGGCTTGAGTGTGATTGGACACATCTTGGGGCTTAAAGTTGAGGGAGGATTCTACATCGGCTTTTCGGCTATCGTTGACCTGATGGGATTCCTGGCGACGATCGGGGTTTTTTATCTAATGTATCGGCGTTATATCGTTAAACCTGACCGGTTGGACAATCAGCCGGAAGATGCTTATGCTATTCTTCTGGTCGCAATTATCTTGGTTACTGGCTTCCTGATTGAAGGCCTGCGGATCGCGGCACAAATTCAAATCGGCGGCGTAGCAGCGATGGCTTTTGAAAAAATCGCTTCGCCCTTTGGCTGGCTGACGGCGCAACTTTTTACTGGTTGGCCGCATGAGACCGTTCTGGTCTGGCACCGCATCCTCTGGTGGTTCCACATGGTGATGGCCTTTGCTTTTATCGGCTACCTGCCTTATTCGAAACTGTGGCACATTCTGGCCGGGATGATCAATCACTATTTCCGTAACTTGGGGCCCAAAGGTGCCTTAAAACCGATTGAAAACATCGAAGAGGCAGAGTCTTTTGGGGTTAGCGCTATTGAACAATTCACTTGGAAAGATATGCTCGATTTCGACACCTGTGTTCGTTGCGGTCGATGTCAGGACAATTGTCCAGCTTATTTGACGGGCAAACCTCTTTCTCCGAAACGACTGATTCAGGATCTGAAGGCACACTGGTTGGAAAAAGCACCCTATCTGGAGCCGCCTAAACCGGCGACGGGGGCTGAAGAAGCGGCACTTTCTGATGAAGAAGCCGCTGACGTGTTGAACGTTAACCTGATTGGTGACGTCATAGAAGAAGAAGCAATCTGGGCTTGCACCACCTGCCGGGCTTGTATGGAAATGTGTCCTATGTTTATTGAGCACATTCCGAAGACGATCGAAATGCGGCGGAACTTGGTCATGTGGGAGAGTAATTTCCCATCCGAAGTGCAAATTGTCTTCCGTGGTCTGGAAGTCAATGGGAACCCATGGAACGTTGGTTGGGACAAACGGGCTGATTGGGCTGAAGGCTTGGATGTGCCGCTGATTTCTGACAATAATGATGTTGAATACCTGTACTGGGTTGGCTGCGCAGGTGCCTTTGACGACCGGAACAAGAAAGTTGCCGCTGCGACCGCGAAGATTTTGAAAGCCGCGGGTGTAAAATTTGCGATCCTGGGCACGGAAGAGAAGTGCTGTGGTGAGTCTGCTCGCCGAATTGGTAACGAGTATTTATACCAGACGCTGGTTATGGAAAATGTTGAGGTCATGAATGGTTACGGCGTGAAGAAGATCGTTACCCACTGCCCGCACTGCTTTAATACACTGAAGAACGAGTATCCGCAGTTTGGCGGCAACTATGAAGTCATCCACCATACGCAACTGATCGCGGATCTGATTGCTAGTGGCAAGATCAAACTCAGCAAACCGGTCAATGCGACCTTGACGTATCATGATTCCTGCTATCTAGGCCGACACAACGATGTTTACGAAGAACCGCGTAAGGTCATAAACGCGGTGCCCGGGACCAGGCTGGTGGAAATGGAGCGTAACCGCGAAAAAGGTTTCTGTTGTGGTGCTGGTGGCGGCCGGATGTGGATGGAAGAACATACTGGTGAGGGACAACGGCGGATTAACGAGGCCCGGACTGAACAGGCGCTCGCCCTGAATCCGGATATCATCATGACCAACTGCCCCTTCTGTATGACAATGCTGGCCGATGGCGTCAAAGGTCAGGAGAAAGAGGAACAGGTCAAGGTCCTGGATATCGCTGAACTCGTCCAACAATCCATGAATTAA
- a CDS encoding 2-hydroxyglutaryl-CoA dehydratase — translation MNTYLGIDIGSVTTKLALIDENGSLIKGLYLRTQGQPTKVLQTGLSKIKEAIDETVSIKAVGTTGSGRYLAGVVAGADVIKNEITAHAVAASHVVPGVQTIIEIGGQDSKIIILRDGVPVDFAMNTVCAAGTGSFLDHQAARLNINIEDFGETALKARNPVRIAGRCAVFAETDMIHKQQVGHNLPDILAGLCEAMVRNYLNNVGKGKDIKPPVVFQGGVAANIAIKQAFEKALGLQVLVPDHFGIMGAIGAALIARDTIGENQTKFRGFEVANFQFASTSWECQGCPNLCEIVTLKLNGKTVARWGDRCGKWQGNVQDISA, via the coding sequence GTGAACACTTACTTGGGAATTGATATTGGTTCAGTTACAACCAAATTAGCATTAATTGATGAAAATGGTAGTCTTATTAAGGGGCTTTATCTAAGAACACAGGGACAGCCAACCAAAGTGCTACAAACAGGCCTGAGCAAAATAAAGGAAGCAATTGATGAGACAGTGAGTATTAAAGCAGTTGGTACCACGGGCAGCGGTAGATACCTGGCGGGGGTTGTGGCAGGCGCAGATGTTATAAAAAATGAAATAACCGCGCATGCAGTAGCCGCCAGTCATGTTGTACCGGGTGTGCAAACAATTATAGAAATCGGAGGCCAGGACTCAAAGATTATTATTTTGCGTGATGGCGTACCTGTGGACTTTGCCATGAACACCGTTTGCGCTGCCGGTACAGGATCTTTTTTAGACCATCAGGCAGCCCGGCTCAACATAAATATTGAGGACTTTGGGGAAACTGCTTTAAAGGCGAGAAACCCAGTCCGAATTGCCGGCCGATGTGCTGTCTTTGCTGAAACAGATATGATTCATAAGCAGCAAGTTGGACATAACCTGCCTGACATACTTGCGGGTTTATGTGAGGCAATGGTTAGAAACTATCTTAACAATGTTGGTAAAGGTAAAGACATCAAACCACCAGTTGTGTTCCAAGGTGGTGTGGCTGCAAATATTGCTATAAAACAGGCTTTCGAAAAAGCGTTAGGGTTACAAGTATTAGTGCCCGATCATTTCGGTATTATGGGAGCAATTGGGGCGGCTTTAATAGCCCGTGATACAATCGGAGAAAACCAAACAAAATTTAGGGGATTTGAAGTTGCCAATTTCCAATTTGCCTCAACAAGCTGGGAATGCCAAGGATGCCCAAACCTGTGTGAAATTGTTACTTTAAAACTTAACGGAAAGACGGTGGCTAGATGGGGAGACAGATGCGGTAAGTGGCAGGGTAACGTCCAAGATATTTCAGCATAA
- a CDS encoding PaaI family thioesterase — protein sequence MNWDIVKNEGIDPARFERILEINQTCPFHRYLGLNLASVAPGQASVIIKVQPEHANLFEYAHGGIASALADTAMGMAIRSVGYSVVTVEMNINYIAGAKVGQTLTATATVLNIGKNIIVAETEVRDENNSLIAKARCTFFIRGQIWSNSDVFR from the coding sequence ATGAACTGGGATATAGTAAAAAATGAAGGAATTGATCCGGCTCGTTTCGAGCGAATCCTGGAGATCAATCAGACCTGCCCATTTCACCGCTATCTTGGTCTGAATCTGGCCTCAGTCGCCCCTGGTCAGGCCAGCGTAATCATAAAAGTTCAACCTGAGCATGCCAACCTTTTCGAGTACGCTCACGGCGGGATTGCATCAGCTTTGGCTGATACAGCTATGGGCATGGCCATTCGCAGCGTTGGCTACTCGGTTGTCACTGTGGAAATGAACATTAATTATATCGCTGGGGCAAAGGTAGGTCAGACATTAACAGCTACAGCCACTGTTCTTAACATCGGAAAAAACATTATTGTCGCCGAAACAGAAGTTCGTGATGAAAACAATTCATTGATCGCTAAAGCCCGCTGCACGTTCTTCATCCGCGGGCAGATATGGAGTAATTCCGATGTTTTTAGATAA
- a CDS encoding cation:proton antiporter produces the protein MDYQLALVLITLVFIASFVSVETAISVTIVEIAMGIIGGNFLGLHTVPWVDFLAGFASVLLTFLAGAEVDPDIMKQKLKESILIGGFSFLLPGLAAFAYTYWIAGWSLQAAEIAGVALSTTSLAVVYAVLVETGLTNTELGKIIMASCFITDMGTVLALSLLFADYSWTTLIFLFGSIAIIMVAPKIIPIVFDRYGDRVIEPEIKFLFLLLFAFMYLANVGAGHAVLPAFVLGLVLSRTFSQYAAVQRKLRIVAFAMLTPFFFIKAGMNVSLPGIYANLGLLTFLFLVKVAAKIIGVYPFARAYIKESATYTTLLMSTGLTFGTISSMFGLSMGFIDATQFSLLVAAVVLSAIIPTYIAQRWFEPRHLLYEDNNI, from the coding sequence GTGGATTATCAATTAGCTTTAGTATTAATCACTCTTGTATTTATTGCCAGTTTTGTTTCAGTTGAAACTGCAATTTCCGTAACTATCGTGGAAATAGCAATGGGGATAATTGGCGGCAACTTTTTAGGGCTGCATACGGTCCCCTGGGTCGACTTTTTAGCGGGGTTTGCCTCCGTATTGTTAACCTTTTTAGCCGGGGCAGAAGTTGACCCGGATATCATGAAGCAAAAACTGAAAGAAAGTATCCTGATTGGTGGCTTTTCATTTTTACTCCCCGGATTGGCTGCCTTCGCTTATACTTATTGGATTGCTGGTTGGTCACTTCAAGCGGCCGAGATAGCGGGAGTCGCTTTGTCAACCACCTCTTTAGCGGTAGTCTATGCCGTTTTAGTTGAAACAGGATTAACTAACACTGAACTGGGAAAAATTATTATGGCATCATGTTTTATCACCGACATGGGTACAGTATTGGCACTCAGCCTGTTGTTTGCAGATTACAGTTGGACAACGCTAATTTTCCTGTTTGGCTCAATTGCAATCATCATGGTAGCCCCGAAAATTATTCCTATTGTTTTTGATCGATACGGTGACCGTGTAATCGAACCCGAAATTAAATTTCTGTTTTTATTACTATTTGCCTTCATGTACCTGGCCAATGTTGGCGCCGGGCATGCTGTACTTCCAGCTTTTGTTCTTGGCCTGGTTCTGTCCCGAACCTTCAGCCAGTATGCGGCCGTACAACGCAAATTACGAATTGTTGCCTTTGCTATGCTGACACCGTTCTTCTTCATAAAGGCTGGGATGAATGTATCATTGCCTGGAATATATGCCAACCTGGGACTTTTAACATTTCTATTCCTGGTGAAAGTCGCTGCTAAAATCATTGGAGTATACCCATTTGCCCGAGCTTATATAAAAGAGAGTGCGACATACACAACCCTGCTTATGAGCACAGGCTTAACGTTTGGAACTATTTCGTCGATGTTCGGGCTATCAATGGGGTTTATTGATGCAACTCAATTCTCGCTGCTCGTAGCAGCGGTAGTTCTAAGCGCTATAATTCCAACTTACATTGCTCAACGCTGGTTTGAACCAAGGCATCTTCTATATGAGGACAATAATATCTAA
- a CDS encoding universal stress protein has protein sequence MAVFGPGNSRKLGKYVIIKKENDMGESEMFRKVLVPIDDSLIARKAANVAIDLAKRMGAELLLISVVPLPEHAGTVGEVAEAKAEGESKVSKYLLEFQKAANLSGIKAGAKILFGHPAHTILKCATEGRFDLIVIGYKGASAIQRFLLGSVSTAIAEHAQCTVMIIK, from the coding sequence ATGGCTGTTTTTGGTCCAGGAAACTCTCGTAAGTTGGGAAAATATGTTATAATAAAAAAAGAAAATGATATGGGGGAGTCGGAAATGTTTCGGAAAGTTTTAGTTCCAATTGACGACTCTCTGATCGCGAGAAAGGCAGCTAACGTCGCAATTGATCTGGCAAAAAGAATGGGTGCTGAATTGCTGCTAATATCTGTTGTTCCCCTTCCTGAGCATGCTGGCACGGTCGGAGAAGTAGCGGAGGCCAAGGCCGAAGGAGAGAGCAAAGTTAGTAAGTATCTTCTAGAATTCCAAAAAGCGGCCAATTTATCTGGAATAAAAGCTGGGGCAAAAATTCTCTTTGGGCACCCTGCCCACACAATTCTCAAGTGCGCAACAGAGGGTAGATTTGATTTGATTGTGATCGGTTATAAAGGGGCCTCAGCAATACAACGATTTTTACTTGGTAGTGTCTCAACTGCTATTGCCGAACATGCACAATGTACTGTTATGATCATAAAATAA
- a CDS encoding short-chain-enoyl-CoA hydratase, whose product MAWNNVLLEKDGEIAVLTVNRPKALNALNADTLKDLDEAIDVIAKDEEVKVVILTGAGDKAFVAGADIAFMVNLTPLEARAFSKLGQAVFDKIEKLPQPVIAAVNGFALGGGCELAMAADIRIASEKAKFGQPEVGLGIMAGFAGTQRLPRLVGKGRAKELLYTADMIDANEAYRIGLVNKVVPPEELMDAAQKMAKKIAAQSKVGVRLTKAAVNEGMEMPVEQGYDHEADLFGLCFSAGDQKEGMTAFIEKRKPQFTGK is encoded by the coding sequence ATGGCGTGGAACAATGTATTGTTGGAAAAGGATGGCGAAATCGCTGTTCTTACTGTTAACCGACCGAAGGCATTGAATGCCCTCAATGCAGACACTTTGAAAGATTTAGACGAAGCGATTGATGTGATCGCGAAGGATGAAGAGGTCAAAGTGGTTATTTTGACCGGGGCGGGCGACAAGGCTTTTGTCGCGGGGGCAGATATTGCTTTTATGGTCAATTTAACTCCGCTCGAAGCCAGAGCCTTCTCCAAACTGGGTCAGGCCGTCTTTGATAAAATTGAAAAGTTGCCTCAACCAGTTATCGCCGCCGTTAACGGCTTTGCATTGGGAGGCGGTTGTGAGCTGGCTATGGCGGCGGACATCCGGATCGCCTCTGAAAAGGCTAAGTTTGGGCAACCAGAAGTAGGTCTGGGAATTATGGCTGGCTTCGCCGGGACCCAGCGTTTACCGCGGTTGGTTGGTAAAGGTCGGGCGAAAGAACTGCTGTACACAGCGGATATGATTGATGCCAACGAGGCCTACCGGATCGGCCTTGTCAATAAAGTCGTGCCCCCTGAGGAATTAATGGATGCGGCCCAAAAGATGGCAAAGAAGATCGCGGCCCAGAGCAAAGTTGGTGTACGGCTTACTAAGGCGGCAGTCAATGAAGGAATGGAGATGCCGGTCGAACAAGGCTACGATCATGAAGCGGATCTTTTCGGGTTATGTTTCAGCGCTGGTGATCAAAAAGAAGGTATGACGGCTTTCATAGAGAAAAGGAAACCCCAGTTTACTGGCAAATAA
- a CDS encoding MFS transporter: protein MADLEEQIIQQEDTWLNRNVLGMGITSFLSDAGHEMATSVLPAFLAAIGAPPVALGAIEGIADAVSSFVKLGAGWFSDRLGRRKNIVTLGYFLTGIAKAVFAFANTWLLVLFGRTVGWFGRGIRGPLRDAMLTDSVPSRFRGKAFGFHRAGDTLGAVVGPLIAVYVLQFLSNPVEPTAPFRTIFLLTLIPGIGSALVFFLMVREVPHEGNRELRLWSTIRTLPSDFKRFLTAVGLFGIGDFSHTLIILASTQLLATSLGPIKAAQMAATLYVVRNIFYTLASYPIGAISDRIGRGKLLAVGYLLGSIVSFGFAIEFSLNTSSILYLGFLSALAGVYIAAEDALEGALTGDYIDSKIRGTAFGVLGTINGIGDLFSSLAVGFLWTAVSPKFAFSYSAIVMLAGTLTLFWLLSTTKHNRQEA, encoded by the coding sequence ATGGCTGACCTCGAAGAACAAATAATACAACAAGAAGATACCTGGTTGAACCGTAACGTTCTTGGGATGGGTATAACCAGCTTTCTATCCGATGCAGGACATGAAATGGCAACTTCTGTGTTGCCAGCGTTTCTAGCTGCGATCGGGGCGCCACCTGTGGCATTAGGTGCTATTGAAGGAATTGCTGATGCCGTTTCTAGTTTCGTTAAACTTGGTGCTGGCTGGTTTTCTGATCGTTTGGGCCGACGTAAGAATATTGTAACATTAGGCTATTTTTTAACTGGGATAGCTAAGGCAGTGTTTGCTTTCGCTAATACCTGGCTGCTTGTCCTATTTGGGCGAACCGTAGGTTGGTTTGGTCGAGGAATAAGGGGGCCTCTCCGCGACGCCATGCTTACAGATTCGGTACCAAGCCGTTTTAGAGGTAAAGCGTTCGGATTTCATCGAGCGGGTGATACTTTAGGTGCCGTGGTTGGTCCTCTGATCGCGGTCTATGTCCTACAGTTTTTGTCCAACCCGGTTGAGCCAACTGCTCCATTTAGAACAATCTTTTTGCTTACTTTGATCCCGGGTATTGGCTCAGCGTTAGTTTTCTTTTTGATGGTTCGGGAAGTGCCGCATGAAGGGAACCGTGAACTTCGTTTATGGTCGACCATTCGTACATTACCCTCAGATTTCAAACGTTTTTTAACCGCGGTAGGATTGTTTGGAATCGGCGATTTTTCTCATACTCTGATCATTTTAGCCTCCACTCAATTGCTGGCAACGAGCCTTGGTCCAATTAAAGCTGCACAAATGGCCGCCACTTTATATGTCGTAAGAAATATTTTCTACACTTTAGCGTCCTACCCGATTGGGGCCATTAGTGACCGAATCGGCCGAGGAAAACTACTAGCGGTAGGTTATCTTTTGGGCAGTATAGTTTCATTTGGTTTTGCCATAGAATTCTCCCTGAACACATCCAGCATTCTATACTTGGGTTTCCTATCAGCTTTAGCCGGCGTTTATATTGCTGCTGAGGATGCGCTGGAGGGAGCACTCACTGGCGATTATATTGATTCTAAAATAAGAGGAACCGCATTTGGAGTGTTGGGTACCATCAATGGGATCGGGGATTTATTTTCCAGTTTAGCCGTCGGATTTTTATGGACAGCCGTATCACCAAAGTTTGCTTTTTCTTATTCAGCCATAGTCATGTTGGCAGGAACCTTAACACTCTTTTGGTTGCTTTCCACCACAAAACATAATCGCCAAGAGGCATAA
- a CDS encoding electron transfer flavoprotein subunit alpha/FixB family protein: protein MAKGTWVFVDQRDGKIRKVTFELISEAKKLGDEVCAVLLGKGVEGLAAELGKYGADKVYIADDDKLEKYTTGAFAAQLAAMVKEYQPATILFGHTAMGKDLAPRLAQKLEAGLVTDCTAMANEGGQLVFTRPVYAGKAFAKVVVESTPVMATLRGNVFEAVEAPKSPEVIKEAIAVTDADIYQNVKEFIPTVSTRPELSEANYVVSGGRGMKSAEGFKEVLEPLADLLGAAIGASRAAVDSGWIDNQYQVGQTGKVVNPILYVAAGISGAIQHLAGMSSSKVIVAVNKDPEAPIFKVADFGVVGDLFQVIPKLTEELKK from the coding sequence ATGGCTAAAGGTACGTGGGTATTTGTCGATCAAAGGGATGGTAAAATTCGTAAAGTCACTTTTGAATTAATTAGTGAAGCTAAGAAATTAGGCGACGAAGTTTGCGCGGTTCTGTTGGGTAAAGGCGTAGAAGGCTTGGCAGCTGAACTAGGTAAATACGGCGCAGACAAGGTTTATATCGCTGATGACGATAAACTGGAGAAATACACTACTGGTGCTTTCGCGGCCCAACTGGCGGCGATGGTGAAGGAATATCAACCGGCGACGATCCTCTTCGGTCACACGGCCATGGGTAAGGACCTCGCTCCCCGGCTGGCGCAAAAACTGGAAGCGGGCCTGGTTACCGATTGCACCGCGATGGCTAACGAAGGCGGCCAACTAGTCTTTACCAGACCAGTTTACGCTGGTAAGGCCTTTGCCAAGGTCGTTGTGGAAAGCACGCCGGTGATGGCTACCCTGCGGGGAAATGTTTTCGAAGCAGTTGAAGCGCCGAAGTCTCCTGAGGTGATTAAAGAGGCGATCGCAGTGACTGATGCGGATATATACCAAAACGTTAAGGAGTTTATCCCCACTGTTTCTACCCGTCCTGAACTTAGTGAAGCGAACTATGTTGTGTCTGGTGGCCGTGGCATGAAGAGCGCCGAAGGATTCAAAGAAGTGCTTGAGCCGCTGGCTGACTTGCTTGGCGCGGCGATTGGTGCTTCTCGGGCGGCTGTTGACTCTGGTTGGATTGACAACCAGTATCAAGTTGGTCAAACTGGTAAAGTTGTTAACCCGATTCTGTATGTAGCGGCTGGTATTTCCGGTGCAATTCAGCACCTCGCGGGGATGTCTTCTTCCAAAGTTATCGTGGCTGTGAATAAGGACCCTGAAGCGCCGATCTTCAAAGTGGCCGACTTTGGTGTTGTCGGAGACCTATTCCAGGTAATTCCGAAGTTAACTGAAGAACTGAAAAAGTAA
- a CDS encoding protein-glutamate O-methyltransferase CheR has protein sequence MDLGYEWFIQKIYERSGIDLRYYKRTQMERRINALMRSMNIDNYAEYLRLLVREPAHYRKFIDHLTINVSEFYRNPQHWEVLEKKILPELKAANAHLKIWSAGCSTGEEPYTLAIIVSEQLRGTQSRILATDIDRGVLAKAKEGVYSSKAVANVPPRLLEKYFERNGDHFVVRDSLKQLITWRQHDLLCDEFPTQCDLILCRNVVIYFTEDAKSKLYQRFAQALRKGGVLFIGSTEQIFQARELGLSTKATFFYQKN, from the coding sequence ATGGACCTTGGCTACGAATGGTTTATTCAGAAGATTTACGAGCGCAGCGGAATTGACCTCCGTTATTACAAACGCACCCAAATGGAGCGACGGATTAATGCCTTGATGCGGTCAATGAATATTGACAATTACGCTGAGTATTTGAGGTTATTAGTGCGAGAGCCGGCTCACTACCGTAAATTTATTGATCACCTGACCATCAACGTCTCTGAATTTTATCGCAATCCCCAGCACTGGGAGGTGCTCGAAAAAAAGATTCTGCCTGAACTGAAAGCAGCAAATGCTCATCTAAAAATCTGGAGTGCTGGCTGTTCAACCGGGGAAGAACCATACACACTGGCGATTATTGTGAGCGAACAATTGCGCGGGACGCAGAGCCGGATCCTGGCGACAGATATAGATCGAGGGGTTTTGGCCAAAGCCAAAGAGGGGGTTTATTCGAGTAAAGCGGTGGCCAATGTTCCGCCACGGTTGTTGGAGAAGTATTTTGAACGCAACGGTGATCATTTTGTGGTGCGGGACTCCCTCAAACAGCTCATTACCTGGCGGCAGCATGATTTGCTCTGTGATGAATTTCCAACGCAGTGCGATCTGATTTTATGCCGGAACGTGGTCATCTATTTTACCGAAGATGCCAAAAGCAAACTATATCAGCGTTTTGCCCAGGCACTACGAAAAGGTGGAGTATTGTTTATCGGTAGTACGGAACAGATTTTTCAAGCTCGGGAGCTAGGACTAAGCACAAAAGCAACATTTTTTTACCAAAAAAACTAA